One segment of Vagococcus martis DNA contains the following:
- a CDS encoding DeoR/GlpR family DNA-binding transcription regulator produces MLTEERQAKILDELKAKKVIKVRELIEELGVSESTIRRDLQELEAEGWLVRIHGGAKLTFRLEPELTMKEKSSRNVQKKQEIAQYAASLIKEGDVVYIDAGTTTLELLSLIKEKNVSIVTNSVHHACVSTDLGFDTIIIGGNIRKNTTASVSQFGGEQLKRYFFDKAFIGANGVHPVYGLTTADPEEAMMKRTAVHQAQQVYFLVDDTKFDKLNFSQIESIDTGIIITNQLTKKQRSQYQGVATIKEVTK; encoded by the coding sequence ATGTTGACTGAGGAAAGACAAGCAAAAATTTTAGATGAGTTAAAAGCAAAAAAAGTAATTAAAGTTCGTGAGTTGATTGAAGAACTGGGTGTTTCTGAATCGACTATTCGTAGAGATTTGCAAGAATTAGAAGCAGAAGGTTGGCTAGTACGAATTCATGGCGGGGCTAAGTTAACGTTTCGTTTAGAACCGGAATTAACGATGAAAGAAAAATCTTCCAGAAACGTTCAAAAGAAACAAGAAATTGCGCAATATGCTGCATCATTAATAAAAGAAGGTGATGTTGTTTATATCGATGCTGGAACAACAACTTTGGAATTATTATCACTTATAAAAGAAAAAAATGTATCAATCGTAACAAATTCCGTGCATCATGCGTGTGTTTCGACTGATTTAGGTTTTGATACGATTATAATCGGTGGAAATATTAGAAAGAACACAACAGCATCCGTTAGTCAGTTTGGTGGCGAGCAGTTGAAGCGGTATTTTTTTGATAAGGCTTTCATAGGTGCGAATGGCGTTCACCCAGTTTATGGCTTAACGACAGCTGATCCAGAAGAAGCCATGATGAAGCGTACGGCAGTTCATCAAGCACAACAAGTTTATTTTTTAGTTGATGATACAAAGTTTGATAAGCTAAATTTTTCTCAAATCGAGTCAATTGATACAGGGATTATCATAACGAATCAGTTAACAAAGAAACAACGCTCACAGTATCAAGGGGTTGCAACTATAAAGGAGGTAACAAAATGA
- the argS gene encoding arginine--tRNA ligase, giving the protein MNFKEMIAKDLAAVLGEQLSYEDILNLIEKPKSSDHGDYSFPVFSLSKIQRKAPNMIAEELSKDVDTTNYEQIIPMGGYINFFLKKSEVSNAVLNDVVSKKNHYGDSTLGQGKNVVIDMSSPNIAKPMSMGHLRSTVIGNSLAELADKVGYTPVKINHVGDWGTQFGKLIVAYKKWGDAAKVKENPISELLALYVHFHEEAEKYPELDDQAREWFKKLEDGDTEAIELWTWFREESLKEFQKVYDMLGIEFDSYNGEAFYNDKMQPVIDSLLEKGLLVSDDGADIVNLEKYDLNPALIRKSDGATLYITRDLAAAMYRKENYDFDESIYVVGNEQSIHFKQLKAVLKEMGYEWSDDIKHIPFGLITSNGKKLSTRKGNVILLEEVLNEAINATQNIINEKNPTLENKEEVAHQVGVGAVVFHDLKNDRLNNFDFNLDHIIQFEGETGPYVQYTRSRCESILRKADWIAPTSEATYTLSDDESWEVVKALYNFPAKVQEAYRKYEPSVVAKYVIDLAQKFNKYYSKTKILEDNSQKDARLALVYSVSVVLKEGLRLLGIQSPDNM; this is encoded by the coding sequence ATGAATTTTAAAGAGATGATTGCTAAAGACTTAGCAGCAGTATTAGGTGAGCAATTAAGCTATGAGGATATTTTAAATCTAATTGAAAAACCAAAATCAAGTGATCATGGAGACTATTCTTTCCCAGTGTTTTCTTTGTCTAAAATCCAAAGAAAAGCACCAAATATGATCGCTGAAGAATTATCAAAAGATGTTGATACAACAAATTATGAACAAATCATCCCAATGGGTGGTTACATTAACTTCTTCCTTAAAAAATCTGAAGTTAGTAATGCGGTATTAAATGATGTAGTATCTAAGAAAAATCATTATGGTGACTCAACACTTGGTCAAGGAAAAAATGTTGTTATTGATATGTCTTCACCAAATATTGCCAAACCAATGTCAATGGGACATTTACGCTCAACAGTTATTGGAAATTCATTAGCTGAATTAGCTGACAAAGTGGGTTATACACCGGTTAAAATCAATCACGTTGGTGACTGGGGAACACAATTTGGTAAATTAATTGTGGCTTATAAAAAATGGGGAGACGCAGCAAAAGTCAAAGAAAACCCAATTAGTGAGTTACTTGCTTTATATGTTCATTTCCATGAAGAAGCTGAAAAATACCCTGAACTTGATGATCAAGCACGTGAATGGTTTAAAAAGCTAGAAGATGGTGATACTGAAGCTATTGAATTATGGACATGGTTCCGTGAAGAATCACTAAAAGAATTCCAAAAAGTATATGATATGTTAGGGATTGAGTTTGATTCATATAATGGTGAAGCCTTCTACAATGATAAAATGCAACCAGTTATTGATAGTTTACTTGAGAAAGGATTATTGGTTTCTGATGATGGTGCAGATATTGTAAATCTTGAAAAATATGATTTAAATCCAGCGTTGATTAGAAAATCAGATGGCGCAACACTTTATATTACACGTGATTTAGCGGCAGCTATGTATCGTAAAGAAAATTATGATTTTGACGAATCAATTTATGTTGTAGGAAACGAGCAATCTATTCACTTTAAACAATTAAAAGCTGTTTTAAAAGAGATGGGTTACGAGTGGTCAGATGATATCAAACATATCCCATTTGGCTTGATTACATCAAATGGTAAAAAGTTATCGACACGTAAAGGAAATGTTATTCTGTTAGAAGAAGTGTTGAATGAAGCCATTAATGCAACACAAAACATTATTAACGAAAAGAATCCAACATTAGAAAACAAAGAAGAAGTGGCACATCAAGTGGGTGTTGGAGCAGTTGTGTTCCATGACCTTAAAAATGATCGTCTAAATAATTTCGACTTCAACCTAGACCATATTATCCAGTTTGAAGGAGAAACAGGCCCATACGTCCAGTATACTCGTTCAAGATGTGAAAGTATTTTAAGAAAAGCTGACTGGATCGCTCCAACTAGTGAAGCAACTTACACACTATCAGATGATGAATCATGGGAAGTTGTGAAGGCTTTATATAATTTCCCAGCTAAAGTACAAGAAGCTTATCGTAAATATGAGCCTTCAGTAGTGGCTAAATACGTGATTGATTTAGCTCAAAAATTTAATAAGTATTATTCAAAAACAAAAATATTAGAAGATAACAGTCAAAAAGATGCACGCCTTGCTTTAGTCTATTCAGTATCCGTGGTACTTAAGGAAGGATTGCGCTTACTTGGTATTCAATCGCCAGATAACATGTAA
- the argF gene encoding ornithine carbamoyltransferase — MSLSLFQGRSFLAEKDFTKEELEYLIDFSIHLKQLKKQNIPHRYLEGKNIALLFEKTSTRTRAAFTTAVIDLGAHPEYLGKNDIQLGKKESVEDTAIVLGSMFDGIEFRGFSQEIVEDLAKYSGVPVWNGLTDEWHPTQMIADFMTIKENFGYLEGITLVYVGDGRNNMANSLLVTGAILGVNVRICAPKSLFPSQEVTEYATEFATQSGSQLLITDDVAKAVCGANVLYTDVWVSMGEEDKFKERVELLMPYQINRDMIEKTGNANDDLIVLHCLPAFHDTKTEFGQMIFDTFGITEMEITDDIFRSEYGRQFEEAENRMHSIKAIMAATLGNLFIPKV; from the coding sequence ATGAGTTTATCTTTATTTCAAGGTCGTAGTTTTTTAGCAGAAAAGGATTTTACCAAAGAAGAATTAGAATATCTGATTGATTTTAGTATTCACTTAAAACAATTAAAGAAACAAAATATTCCACACCGTTATTTGGAAGGAAAAAATATTGCCTTGTTATTTGAAAAAACATCTACTAGAACCAGAGCAGCATTTACAACAGCTGTGATTGATTTAGGAGCACACCCAGAGTATTTAGGGAAAAATGATATTCAACTTGGTAAAAAAGAATCAGTGGAAGACACAGCAATTGTGTTGGGGAGTATGTTTGACGGGATTGAATTTCGTGGTTTTAGCCAAGAAATTGTGGAAGATTTAGCGAAATATTCTGGTGTCCCGGTTTGGAATGGCTTGACTGATGAGTGGCATCCCACACAAATGATTGCCGATTTTATGACAATAAAAGAAAATTTTGGGTATTTAGAAGGGATTACGCTTGTTTATGTAGGTGACGGACGCAATAATATGGCAAATAGTTTGCTAGTAACAGGGGCGATTTTAGGAGTAAACGTTCGAATCTGTGCACCTAAATCATTGTTTCCAAGTCAAGAAGTCACAGAGTATGCCACTGAATTTGCGACACAATCCGGCAGTCAATTACTGATTACCGATGATGTAGCCAAAGCTGTGTGTGGTGCAAATGTTTTATATACAGATGTCTGGGTTTCTATGGGTGAAGAAGATAAATTCAAAGAACGTGTAGAATTATTGATGCCATATCAAATTAACAGAGATATGATTGAAAAAACAGGTAATGCTAATGATGACTTAATTGTGCTTCATTGTCTACCAGCTTTTCATGATACAAAAACTGAGTTCGGCCAGATGATTTTTGATACATTTGGTATCACAGAGATGGAGATAACAGATGATATTTTTAGAAGTGAATATGGCCGCCAATTTGAAGAAGCAGAAAACCGAATGCACTCGATAAAAGCTATTATGGCAGCTACTCTAGGTAATTTATTTATACCAAAAGTTTGA
- a CDS encoding arginine repressor, protein MNKETRQSILKKVISENNIENQSELIKCLEKENVRTTQSTISRDMRELNIIKSHNSSGRSYYRILDDDTSTEKKLTDEERLKNVIRETGVSLVQIEFINVLTVLPGNGQLLGVLIDSFRQSFSEIVACVAGDDTILILSKSKEDAEIVNDYFKQFVPEKK, encoded by the coding sequence GTGAATAAAGAGACACGACAATCTATTTTAAAAAAAGTAATATCAGAGAATAACATTGAAAATCAATCTGAATTGATTAAATGTCTAGAAAAAGAAAATGTCCGTACAACTCAGTCAACTATATCAAGAGATATGCGTGAGTTAAATATTATAAAAAGTCATAATTCTAGCGGTCGGTCGTATTATCGTATTTTGGATGATGATACGTCTACAGAAAAGAAATTGACAGATGAAGAACGTTTGAAAAATGTTATCAGAGAAACAGGTGTATCATTGGTTCAAATTGAATTTATCAATGTGTTGACAGTGTTACCTGGTAATGGTCAACTGTTAGGTGTATTGATTGATAGTTTTAGACAGTCGTTTTCTGAGATAGTCGCATGTGTTGCGGGAGATGACACGATTTTAATATTATCAAAATCAAAAGAAGATGCTGAAATCGTGAATGATTACTTCAAACAGTTTGTACCAGAGAAAAAATAA
- a CDS encoding phosphohexomutase domain-containing protein encodes MTDLNQLQNGSDIRGVAITAEGYTANLEQQQVERIAKGIITWLKQEKGVTHTPITIAIGQDSRLSGESIKQWLIDAFMTEDIHVIDVGLSTTPAMFMATQFPEFNADCGIMITASHLPFYYNGIKLFTKDGGAEHEDIEFILEHAPETFEKTNVVGHVEEKEVLSAYSKDLVDKIIAQTQSDKPLEGFKIVLDAGNGAGGFFAEKVLETLGADITGSQFLDPDGHFPNHIPNPDNKEAMASIKEAVLANHADLGVIFDTDVDRAAVVDKSGEVINRNNLIAVLATIVLNDYPGATIVTNSPTSSHLKTFIEGLNGKQVRYLCGYRNVINKGIELNSQGIDVPLSIETSGHAAFKENYFLDDGAYVVAKILMLLPKLKQQNLELSDLIADLKQPAETTEVRFKISGADYKLLGESIIVAMHDLVAETPGFIIDMDNEEGIRTTVSDNFGQGWFLLRMSLHEPLLVLQVENDVDGKNKAVLETLLSFFSRYDFLNTDQLNKELEG; translated from the coding sequence ATGACAGACTTGAATCAATTACAAAATGGATCTGACATACGTGGGGTTGCCATTACAGCAGAAGGGTATACAGCAAATCTTGAACAACAACAGGTAGAGAGAATCGCTAAAGGGATTATCACTTGGTTGAAACAGGAAAAAGGTGTCACACATACACCGATTACCATCGCGATTGGTCAAGATAGTCGCTTATCAGGTGAGTCAATCAAACAATGGTTAATTGATGCGTTTATGACTGAAGATATTCACGTGATTGATGTTGGTCTATCTACAACACCAGCAATGTTTATGGCAACACAATTTCCAGAATTTAATGCAGATTGTGGCATCATGATTACAGCTAGCCATTTACCGTTTTACTATAATGGTATTAAATTATTTACTAAAGATGGTGGAGCAGAGCATGAAGATATTGAGTTTATTTTAGAACATGCCCCAGAAACGTTTGAAAAAACAAACGTTGTAGGCCATGTAGAAGAAAAAGAAGTGTTATCAGCTTACTCTAAAGATTTAGTTGATAAAATTATTGCCCAAACGCAAAGTGATAAACCGCTTGAAGGGTTTAAAATCGTGCTAGATGCTGGAAATGGAGCAGGAGGATTTTTTGCCGAGAAGGTATTAGAAACTCTAGGAGCAGATATAACTGGAAGCCAATTTTTAGATCCTGATGGTCATTTTCCAAATCATATTCCTAATCCTGACAATAAAGAAGCAATGGCAAGTATTAAAGAAGCCGTATTAGCAAACCATGCTGATTTAGGGGTGATTTTTGATACTGATGTGGACCGTGCTGCTGTAGTGGACAAATCAGGTGAAGTCATTAACCGAAATAATCTGATAGCGGTATTAGCAACGATTGTGTTAAATGACTATCCGGGAGCAACGATTGTGACGAATTCTCCTACATCAAGTCACTTAAAAACATTTATTGAAGGTTTAAATGGAAAACAAGTGCGCTACCTTTGTGGGTACCGTAATGTGATAAATAAAGGCATTGAGTTAAACTCACAAGGAATTGATGTGCCATTGTCAATCGAAACAAGTGGACATGCCGCTTTTAAAGAGAACTACTTTTTAGATGATGGGGCATATGTGGTAGCTAAAATATTAATGTTACTACCAAAATTAAAACAACAAAATTTAGAACTAAGTGATTTAATCGCTGACTTAAAACAACCAGCTGAAACAACTGAAGTGCGTTTCAAAATAAGTGGAGCAGATTATAAATTATTAGGTGAATCAATCATTGTTGCGATGCATGATTTAGTGGCAGAAACACCAGGATTTATCATTGATATGGACAATGAAGAAGGCATTCGTACGACAGTTTCTGATAACTTTGGTCAAGGATGGTTTTTACTAAGAATGAGTTTGCATGAGCCATTACTCGTTCTTCAAGTAGAAAATGATGTCGATGGTAAAAATAAAGCAGTCTTAGAAACATTACTATCATTTTTCTCTCGTTATGATTTTTTAAATACAGACCAATTAAACAAAGAACTTGAGGGGTAA
- a CDS encoding hexose kinase has product MIVSVTMNPSVDISYPLSTLILDDVNRCDKVRKTAGGKGLNVTRVIHQMEEEVISTGLLGGVLGEFIRENLSSEGIKHDFSNIQGDTRNCIAILHDNHKQTEILEAGPTISIEELSSFEETFLTLAASSDVATLSGSLPKGVSKDYYSRLLSLLSTTDIKVILDTSGESLKLALESSVKPYAIKPNSDELQTLLGEEVSADYTNFSDILSHSLFDGVPLIMVSLGKDGAFVKFDESFYRVEIPSIPVKNPVGSGDSTVAGLAIGLSKRKSIEEVLKYAMTLGMLNAMEDTTGCVDKTKFDDLFNQVSVYKL; this is encoded by the coding sequence ATGATTGTATCAGTTACGATGAACCCATCAGTCGACATTTCGTATCCACTAAGTACATTGATACTTGACGATGTCAATCGTTGCGATAAGGTGAGAAAAACAGCGGGTGGTAAAGGATTAAATGTGACGCGAGTGATTCATCAAATGGAAGAAGAAGTTATTAGTACTGGACTGTTAGGTGGTGTGTTGGGTGAGTTTATTCGAGAAAATCTATCGAGTGAAGGGATTAAGCATGACTTTTCCAATATACAAGGTGACACACGAAATTGTATTGCGATATTGCATGATAACCATAAACAAACAGAGATTCTAGAAGCAGGCCCAACCATTTCAATTGAGGAGCTGTCATCCTTTGAAGAAACATTTTTGACATTGGCAGCATCTAGTGATGTTGCCACATTATCCGGCAGTTTACCAAAAGGGGTATCAAAGGATTATTACAGTCGCTTATTGTCATTGTTATCTACTACAGATATAAAGGTTATCCTCGATACATCAGGAGAAAGTTTAAAACTTGCCTTAGAATCATCTGTTAAACCTTATGCGATTAAACCTAATAGTGATGAGTTGCAAACCTTATTAGGGGAAGAAGTATCAGCTGATTATACTAATTTTTCAGACATTCTAAGCCATTCATTATTTGATGGTGTGCCATTAATCATGGTGTCATTAGGTAAAGATGGTGCATTTGTAAAGTTTGATGAGTCGTTTTACCGAGTAGAGATTCCTAGTATCCCAGTAAAAAATCCTGTGGGAAGTGGGGATTCAACTGTGGCAGGGTTAGCAATTGGTTTATCCAAGCGGAAATCAATTGAGGAAGTATTGAAGTATGCGATGACATTAGGTATGTTGAATGCGATGGAAGACACAACGGGATGTGTTGATAAAACTAAATTTGATGATTTATTTAATCAAGTCAGTGTCTATAAATTATAA
- the lacD gene encoding tagatose-bisphosphate aldolase: MKKISEKKLVRMTHLSTKDGIIAALAIDQRGALKRMLSEQGFNGDVEKAIVEFKELISEYLTPYSSSILLDPEYGLPASKVKEDDAGLLLAYEKTGYDATEPGRFPDLLPEWSALRLKEAGADAVKFLLYYDVDESDEINERKQAFVERIGSECVAEDMPFYLELLTYDALIDDAKGKDYAKVKPHKVNEMMKEFSKDRYQVDVLKVEVPVNMNYVEGFAKEATDVVYTKEEALNYFKEQSDSTHLPFIFLSAGVSAKLFQDTLYFAKEAESTFNGVLCGRATWKDSVEVFVKEGRESAIEWLNTQGKQNMDELNDALNATASSWHNKLS, translated from the coding sequence ATGAAAAAAATCAGTGAAAAAAAATTAGTACGTATGACTCATTTATCGACAAAAGACGGCATCATCGCGGCTCTTGCCATTGACCAACGTGGTGCATTGAAACGTATGCTGTCAGAACAAGGATTTAATGGAGATGTTGAAAAGGCGATTGTCGAATTTAAAGAACTTATTTCTGAATATTTAACGCCTTATTCTTCTTCTATTTTATTAGATCCAGAATATGGTTTGCCTGCTTCTAAAGTAAAAGAAGACGATGCAGGATTGTTATTAGCTTACGAAAAAACAGGATATGATGCGACTGAACCAGGACGTTTCCCTGATTTATTACCTGAATGGTCAGCACTTAGATTAAAAGAAGCAGGAGCGGATGCAGTAAAATTCTTACTTTACTATGATGTCGATGAGTCAGATGAGATTAATGAGCGTAAGCAAGCATTTGTTGAACGTATCGGGTCAGAATGCGTGGCTGAAGATATGCCGTTTTATCTTGAATTATTAACTTATGATGCTCTAATAGATGACGCAAAAGGAAAAGATTACGCAAAAGTTAAACCGCATAAAGTCAATGAGATGATGAAAGAATTCTCAAAAGATCGTTATCAAGTGGATGTATTAAAAGTAGAAGTGCCAGTGAACATGAATTATGTGGAAGGATTCGCTAAAGAGGCAACTGATGTGGTTTACACAAAAGAAGAAGCACTAAACTATTTCAAAGAACAAAGTGACAGCACACACTTGCCGTTTATCTTTTTAAGTGCAGGCGTGAGTGCGAAATTATTCCAAGACACGTTGTATTTTGCAAAAGAGGCAGAGTCAACATTTAATGGGGTACTGTGTGGCCGTGCAACATGGAAAGATAGTGTCGAAGTATTTGTCAAAGAAGGAAGAGAATCCGCTATTGAGTGGTTAAACACACAAGGTAAACAAAATATGGATGAGCTAAATGATGCTCTAAATGCGACAGCTTCATCTTGGCATAATAAATTATCATAG
- a CDS encoding SIS domain-containing protein: MLDWTNQQLEEIGAVITTNEIKQQPELWNETLEIFNSHKENLMAFLEGFKKETTEKIRVIFTGAGTSAYVGDVVKPHLTRYGNTSDFIFEAIPTTDIVSAPLNYFKEDSPTLLVSFARSGNSPESVATIDLANQVVKNVKHLIISCAPEGKLAVNAKDDKHSFVMLMPTRSNDQGFAMTGSFSCMTLAALLIFDLVHTDHETIVSTMVNMGKQVVTMEDTLSNVVAQDFNRVVYLGSESLSGLTREAQLKLLELTAGKIATVFDSSLGFRHGPKSFVDDKTLVFGFISNDTYTSQYDVDILEEINGNAIAVETIALSQNNTQYSGKNISLTNDYQLADGFLALPLVMIAQIIALLTSVKVKNKPDTPSPTGTVNRVVQGVTIHPFN, from the coding sequence ATGTTAGATTGGACCAACCAACAGTTAGAAGAGATAGGTGCAGTGATTACTACAAATGAAATTAAGCAACAGCCAGAATTATGGAATGAAACACTTGAAATTTTTAATTCCCATAAAGAAAATTTAATGGCTTTTTTAGAAGGGTTTAAAAAAGAAACAACTGAAAAAATTCGTGTGATTTTTACAGGAGCAGGAACGTCTGCATACGTGGGAGATGTCGTTAAACCACATTTAACACGTTATGGAAATACATCTGATTTTATTTTTGAAGCCATCCCAACAACTGATATCGTGTCAGCACCTTTAAATTATTTTAAAGAAGATTCTCCAACGTTACTTGTGTCTTTTGCAAGAAGTGGAAATAGTCCTGAAAGTGTCGCGACGATAGATTTAGCCAATCAAGTTGTAAAAAATGTGAAGCATTTGATTATTAGTTGTGCTCCTGAGGGAAAACTTGCAGTGAATGCTAAAGATGATAAACATTCTTTTGTTATGTTAATGCCAACTCGTTCGAATGACCAAGGGTTTGCTATGACAGGAAGTTTTTCTTGTATGACCTTGGCTGCTTTATTAATCTTTGATTTGGTTCACACTGATCACGAAACGATTGTATCAACGATGGTAAATATGGGAAAACAAGTAGTTACAATGGAAGATACGCTGTCTAATGTTGTAGCACAAGATTTCAATCGAGTTGTTTATTTAGGATCTGAGAGTCTATCAGGATTAACAAGAGAAGCTCAGTTGAAATTACTAGAATTAACAGCAGGAAAAATCGCGACAGTCTTTGATTCTTCATTAGGGTTTAGACATGGCCCTAAATCATTTGTGGATGATAAAACATTAGTATTTGGGTTCATTAGCAATGACACATACACTAGTCAGTATGATGTGGATATTTTGGAAGAAATTAATGGAAACGCTATAGCAGTGGAAACCATTGCTTTATCACAAAATAACACACAATATAGCGGAAAAAATATCTCGCTCACAAATGATTATCAATTGGCGGACGGATTTTTAGCGTTGCCTTTAGTGATGATTGCACAAATCATTGCCTTATTAACATCAGTTAAGGTTAAGAATAAACCAGATACACCATCACCTACAGGGACAGTTAATCGCGTTGTTCAAGGTGTTACGATTCATCCATTTAACTAA
- a CDS encoding GntR family transcriptional regulator, whose protein sequence is MENKKQPLYGQLVDELKESIEKEHQAHDLLPSERELAEIHGVSRTTVRLALQELENLGFIYKKHGKGTFVSGVSNSILNLTGAYSFTEQMKSLGKEPSTKILEFLVVESNNYLSEQLGVHKGSQLIKMKRLRLADGEPMMLERTYLPYKRFEGLTSEMLEDKPMYDVFYDTYNQRIKYAEEEFYASFVSDKDAEYIEVPIGSAALNLVRKTVNQENEIIEYTLSVARADQFRYKVLHHKN, encoded by the coding sequence ATGGAAAATAAGAAGCAACCATTATATGGTCAACTAGTCGATGAATTAAAAGAATCTATTGAAAAAGAACATCAAGCGCATGATTTATTACCATCAGAAAGAGAGTTAGCAGAGATTCACGGTGTTAGTCGAACAACCGTTAGATTAGCTTTACAAGAATTGGAAAATTTAGGGTTTATCTATAAAAAACATGGTAAAGGAACGTTTGTTTCTGGTGTATCAAATAGCATTTTAAACCTAACAGGAGCCTACAGTTTTACAGAACAAATGAAGTCTTTAGGAAAAGAACCCTCAACCAAAATTTTAGAATTTTTAGTTGTTGAAAGTAATAATTATTTAAGTGAACAACTGGGAGTACATAAGGGAAGTCAGTTAATTAAAATGAAACGATTAAGATTAGCCGATGGGGAGCCAATGATGTTAGAAAGAACGTATTTACCATACAAACGTTTTGAAGGGTTAACAAGTGAGATGTTGGAAGACAAGCCAATGTATGATGTGTTTTATGACACATATAATCAACGAATAAAATATGCAGAAGAAGAATTTTATGCCAGCTTTGTGAGTGATAAAGATGCCGAATACATTGAAGTCCCAATAGGTTCAGCGGCCTTAAACTTAGTCAGAAAAACAGTGAATCAAGAAAATGAAATCATTGAATACACATTAAGTGTGGCAAGAGCCGATCAATTTAGATACAAAGTATTACACCATAAAAATTAA
- a CDS encoding glycoside hydrolase family 88 protein: MDNKQALMSLGKNVTNEWLTEQINWCVKKIGQNMVRYGEKFPSACATNGVYRIKENDDWTNGFWTGMLWMTYEWTHDDKYKNLAQKNIDNFQKRLDGHFILDHHDIGFLYSLSTGAGYKITQNEHYKKQLLQAADVLSARYHEKGGFIQAWGKYGDPGEYRLIIDSLLNLPLLIEAYRLSGNTTYKQIAEAHYKTLLNTVVRPSYSTYHTFYFDTETGLPTYGATRQGNADDSIWARGQSWAILGIPLFERLNPSQEFPSIYQPIVDVFIDGLPKDLVPYWDYDFTDDKPSDKDSSSLAITATGLLEADKQNAYPHAKELAKGMVYKLGEDYTSKNEPDNEGLLLHGVYSHKEGKGVDEPNLWGDYFYLEALMSLANPNWEKYW, from the coding sequence ATGGATAACAAACAAGCGTTGATGTCACTAGGTAAAAATGTGACAAACGAATGGCTTACAGAACAAATTAACTGGTGTGTAAAAAAAATTGGGCAAAATATGGTACGATATGGCGAGAAATTCCCATCAGCCTGTGCAACAAATGGCGTTTATCGAATTAAAGAAAATGACGATTGGACGAATGGTTTTTGGACAGGCATGTTGTGGATGACTTACGAATGGACACATGATGACAAATACAAAAACTTGGCACAAAAAAATATCGATAATTTTCAAAAAAGACTAGATGGCCATTTTATTTTGGACCACCATGACATTGGATTTTTATACAGTTTATCGACTGGTGCTGGATACAAAATAACTCAGAATGAACATTACAAAAAACAGTTACTTCAAGCTGCTGATGTGTTATCTGCTCGCTATCACGAAAAAGGTGGCTTTATACAAGCTTGGGGTAAATATGGAGACCCTGGTGAATATCGACTCATTATCGACTCACTACTAAACCTACCTCTCCTCATTGAAGCTTATCGTTTATCAGGGAACACCACGTATAAACAAATTGCTGAAGCTCATTATAAGACACTGTTGAACACTGTGGTACGACCAAGTTATTCTACTTATCATACATTTTATTTTGATACAGAAACAGGCTTGCCAACATACGGTGCCACTAGACAAGGAAATGCAGATGACTCTATCTGGGCTCGTGGACAAAGTTGGGCAATTTTAGGGATTCCTTTATTCGAAAGACTAAACCCTTCTCAAGAATTCCCTTCGATTTATCAACCTATTGTGGATGTGTTTATTGATGGGTTACCAAAAGATTTGGTACCTTATTGGGACTATGATTTTACAGACGACAAACCTTCTGACAAAGATAGCTCTTCTCTTGCGATTACTGCAACCGGACTACTTGAAGCCGACAAACAAAACGCCTACCCTCATGCTAAAGAATTAGCTAAAGGAATGGTTTACAAATTAGGAGAAGACTATACATCAAAAAACGAGCCTGATAATGAAGGACTATTACTCCATGGTGTTTATTCTCATAAAGAAGGAAAAGGTGTCGATGAACCAAACTTGTGGGGAGATTATTTTTACTTAGAAGCACTCATGAGCTTAGCAAACCCTAACTGGGAGAAATACTGGTAA